The DNA sequence TTGAGATTattattgtcatttttttctgcatcttataaataatttatgttttgtaCTTTTTACTTTGGTGTCATTGGAAACTAAGCCTGAAATGTTTTGCTCAGGAAATAACTAACATTGTTTGGACATTCTGGCATCTTGCAAGTTGTGAACATTTACTAACTGGTAAATGGTTCCAAAAGATTCACGAGTAATTCCTTAGAGAAGTCATACTGAGTATAAAGCAACTCACTTGATGCCCTAAAACTTGCTGCCTGTCATttgacttcttttttttttcctaaaatatatCCTGGTCAATCTGGATGTTCTAGTTCATAGATGCCCTGAGTTTGGAGGCTTACCCCTAATCCATCTTCGCCAGCCAGACTATTGGTGTCGATAAGTGCAACTGTTTGTGTATCAATTGTGAACTCCAGAATTTTCTTATCATGGGTCcttaataatcaatttatttgtttggttatattgatttgatgattatttatttactccTAACTTCTTAAATATCCTAAAgtcgattaaataaaaatttactcaAGTTTCAGTGACCTTTTTGAACTGTTAGATTCTTTGCCCTAGTAAAGTTCCATATAACAACATCTGCATCCTCAATTTGACCAAGTAACGAAAGATAATGTTTTGGGGTCCCCCTTGAACATTTAGTACATAGTCAAAAGCGTAGGCCACTATGAGTAGAGGTGTACCGTGTATTGCTAAAGCAGTTATCGCTTGAATCCAGTGATCACATGCAGAAAAACGGTAAAAGTGTTGGGCATTTTGGAAAGAGGTGTACCATGTAAGGAAGCATATGACCATCTTTGAGATTGAAGAGAGATGCACTGTTGAGTGCACATTTTTGTTTTGGCCTAGGTTGTTGACCCTGTGATGTAGactaaatttgaaatcttAAACATGAATAGTTTCATATCTGCCTTCTTCTAGAATTATCGAGTGCACTTTCTAGAACCTGTAAACACAGTGTCTGTTTtcatttatatgaaaattgatgAGAAAGGAAGGGGGCTTTCAGTCAAGTTGTAATATGTATGATCTAACTTCATTCTAATTTTAAGTTGGATTTTTGATTGTTGTATTTGTGATCTAAACCTTTTGATTGATATATTACCAATATTTACCAGGGTATTTTTAGTTAAGTTGCTTTATCAAGAAGAATTTACTGGATGGGCATGATTATATTCTGATTCATTTATGCTATCTTCATGCCAGGGCAAAGTTCATATCAGCTGAAGAAAAAACTGGTGTCACCTTTGATGATTTTGCTGGTCAAGAGTATATCAAGCGGGAACTGCAAGAGATTGTTCGAATACTAAAAAATGATGAGGAGTTCCAAAACAAGGGTATCTATTGCCCAAAAGGTGTGCTCCTTCATGGTCCTCCTGGAACTGGTAAAACACTTCTTGCAAAAGCTATAGCTGGTGAGGCAGGTCTTCCATTTTTTGCAGCTAATGGTACAGACTTTGTCGAGGTGAGGTTCTTCTTGGAAAAAATAGTCCAACATTTCTATTTCCGTTTTAAACAGATTTCTAAGACAATGTAGAAAATTGTGACTATGCATGATTTATTGTATGGTATAATTGCACATTTTATCCTCAATAGGATGGCATTGAGGAAGTGAGTTTCCACCTATGCTACCAATAGAAAAATAGCGCCTCTGTGGCGTCAAGGTATATCTGTCTAGATTACTGATGGTATCAGGCTGATTCAATAGTTAGAGAATTTGAGGctgcaaattttcaaatgaaacTTGGTGATGCTGAACTAATATACTAACATAGGATGTTGATGGATGATGGGCTTTGTAAAATGACCTCTGTTCTGCTGGAGTATCATTGTGCACACTAGGTGATAGGTTGTTGGGTTTCTGCTCATTCATAAAAACTGGCTCTCAGCTGGTGAGTTGCAAGTGGATGGTATTAATGGCGGATGCTTGAAAGTGTTGGCAGTATTTGGGGAACAGGATCCTTCTTGTCTTTCTTAGTTCTGTTTGGAGTTCTCATTCCTCTCTGTGTTTTTGTACAATTCTATATCAGTTCTGAGAATTCACTTGGTAAATCAAAGCCTATTTGGTTCAGCGATAAGCTGGATTCATGGCCTAATTCTGCCATCTCCTGTATTTATCCTTTCCATTATAATCATCTTATCCTTACTGTTTAGATCAAAAGTACTGTACTATGTTGTTCCTCCAGCTCAACCTTCACTTCTCTTTGGCTGTTCCCTATCACCAACCATTGTCGTTTACCACTCATCTTTCATCTACCAATCAGATCCCCACCACATCTAACTCCAACATAAGGTGTGAGTGGAGCTAATAAAAGTTGTGTAATCTTTCATTgcatggaaaaaaatatgtagCAAGCTAACAGGTCCTTGATGCgtcattttttctttccagTTAATCATTTAAATCCTCCACTTGGCATATGATTTTTGGAGTATGCAAGCATGGTTCTTGTATGACTTGGCAACATTGCTAATATAAGTGCTGGCAATTATGAATCAGTGgtttttgagaaataaaatgTTCTCATATGCCTGCAACAACTAATGTAACTATTTCTTTGTTCAGATGTTTGTTGGTGTGGCTGCTTCTCGTGTGAAGGATCTTTTTGCTAGTGCCAGGTCATTTGCACcttctataattttcattgatGAGATAGATGCAATTGGCAGTAAACGTGGTGGACCTGATATTGGTGGGGTATGAATATgcttttcttatattttgcCCATATCTTGTACAGTGTCTTCTGATCTTTTCTTGTAGGCTGCAGACAGGCAAGGATTTAAACCTCTAGTTAATATAACGTTGATAAGCTTAACTGCCTTCTTTGGAATTTCTTTGCACCTTGGTCTTGAATGAATTATTTCTTATGTACTTGATTTGCTGAGATGAGCTTACAGGGAGTTGCACTGAAATGAGATAGAAATACATTAAGAGAAAGATTagagaaatatgaaaatagcAGGCCTCACTTAATTAAACCCAAAACATGAATAAAGTCAATCACATTGGTAAATAAGGCCCTTATTCCATCGATTATGCCATTCATATGCATCACATTAACTATGAAGCTGAAAATAGATTTACTGATTACATTTGTGCTTATATTCGAATTTGGCTTGAATTTACTTTTCACAGAGCATGAGAGACATCCCTAATCAGAATGTAATATGTTTAAAATGTATGTTGAAGACGGTAAGTGGTTGTGGCGACATCATATCTGATAACACTGCAGCATTACTGCCAAAATCTATTCCATTAAGCTTTCTTCTATTAAGCGCCCGTGCCACATATCAGAAGCAGggttaaataagaaaattctCTTTAATCTAACTGAGGTTTCCAACTTAACAAATTCACTCTCACATTACTAATGAAATGTGCAATGTCCATTAAATGCTCCGATACTAATATTTTCACTCTGTTATTACAattcttttatcaattaaatccCTTTTGTCAAGTCTCAAGACGTGCACTTCTGCATCTTTGTTTGACAAGGGTGGTGCTGAGAGGGAACAAGGACTACTTCAAATACTGACAGAAATGGATGGTTTTAAAGTGTCAACATCACAGGTATGTAGTAATTAgatttcttttgtctttcatgAACAATTAGTTGTTTCCTGAGTTGACTTGATAAAGATCCGTTTTATAAGGTGTTGGTTATTGGTGCAACAAATAGACTGGATATTCTTGATCCTGCTCTTCTAAGAAAAGGCCGCTTTGACAAGATTATTCGTGTTGGATTACCGTCGAAAGATGGTAGATTTGCCATATTGAAGGTATTCTTGTGTTTTTAAATGGCATGCATTTCACCTAAGTAGAAGTTAATATGCGATATccagagaaaaaaaaagaactctTTGTTCACCAGAAGTTATTCTGTATGTTGGTTCTCATCACAACCATGATAGGTACATGCTCggaataaatattttcgtTCAGAGGAAGAGAAGGAGAATCTACTTAAAGAAATTGCAGATCTTACGGAAGATTTTACTGGAGCAGAATTGCAAAATATACTGTAAACAAATACTTGAAATTCTCAGTCGGATTAACTTTTTATCACAGAGTTCGGCTGATGAAATAATCATGACAGGAATGAAGCCGGAATCTTGACTGCAAGGAAGGACTTAGACTACATAGGACAGGAAGAACTTCTTGAGGCCTTGAAGCGGGTGAGTGTTAAAATTCCTAGATATGCATTTCCATCCTGTTATGCAATTTGACCTGGATTAGCATAATGCTCGTTCACATCAATGTCAATCAAATGTTGCAGCAAAAAGGCACTTTTGAAACAGGTCAAGAAGATAGTACTGAAGTCCCTGAAGAGTTAAAACTGAGACTGGCATATCGGGAGGCGGCTGTAGCTGTTCTTGCATGTTATATTCCAGATTCCTACCGCCCATTCACTGATGTATGATATATTAGATTGAATTGATTATTCCTGTTTTTCAGTTCTTTCTCTTACTTGCCATTTCTTAACTAGATTAAAAATGAACTAGCAAATGAAAATCATCAGCTGGCTTTTTAATATCTTGTTTGGTATTTTCAGACACATATTAATTCCATTCGCAGTCAGCCAAATATGAGCTATGAGGAGACAGCAGGCAGGGTGTTTCAGCGCAAGGCGGATTATGTGGATTCTATAGTACGGGCATGTGCTCGTAAGTACAAAACATCTTATTGAAATTGCTCTGAATTAGAAATGACAACTGTTGAAAATaggaaatggaaaaacaaTGCTCTTCTTAGATAAGTACTGGTGAAGCTCATTGCCAAGAAATAGGATAAAGTGGAGAAAAGTTGGCTGCTTGTAGTTTTTGCactatcatttatttatccGAAGCATTCTTTATGCCTTAGTCTGGGAGATGgttatatatgttgatgaaGTGGGGTCCATggttgaaatatatataaacatttagGCAATAGTTACTCAATGCTGATCTTGTCTGACTCAGTGGTGAAGTCAATTGATATTTGCTTAAATTATCAGATAATATGTGATTTCTTATCCCTCTATGTCTCTATCTTGCACATTAAAATCCGAATTCTTTTTGCCTATTATAATGCAAACTGTATCTGAAGCCTGGCATATCAGGATCAGTAAAACCTTTACTATATGTTGGAGACCTCCTATTCTTCTGTTTAATGAGAAATGTTTATAGATGTTGCCTGCTAGTTCTGTATTGGGAtgaatagaatattttttcttgacattgatatttaaaaaatgtagcCAGAGTAATTGAAGAGGAGATATTTGGAGTTGAAAATCTATCCTGGGTTTCTGCAAAATCCACATTAGAGGCTTCCAGACTTGctgaattcttgattttgcaAACGGGAATGACTGCTTTTGGGAAGGCCTATTACAGATATCAACATGATCTTGTGCCTAACGTGAGGacttcttatttcttttggtTTCGATTTGGTTATTGGTATTTAGAGGTCATGACATGTTGCATAATTATCGTTTGCAGCTTGCTGCCAAACTTGAAGCACTTAGAGAAGAATACATGCGTTTTGCTGTGGAGAAATGCACATCTGTACTAAGAGAATACAGTCCTGCTGTGGAGAACATTACAGGTTTGGTTGCTCGTGCATTTCTCACCAAGCTATCTTATTTTGTTGCTGttcttcaaatatttctaGGACTTGTATGGTAATGACTTCCATTTATCTTGGTTGCTTCCTGCTAACATCTTGTGTACATGCTTTCATGTCAAGCAGATGTCCTACTTGAGAAGGGAGAGATTAAAGCAGATgaaatttggaaaatataCAACAGTTCACCTCGAATACCTCAGGTACCCTGTCTCATCTTATCTTCCAAAATAAGGTTTCcttgaaatttgttttgatcaagtatatgaattttgactttCGTTTATTAGGTACTTCTAGTGATGCTAGGTGCACCAAGAATTAcgctctctccctctcccccTGCGCTCAAACAACATTCTCTGTACTAgtctattttttcatattctgATATctccaaaaatgagaatttttgtGTGTTCAATTTTCAACCTTTTTGGTCACTGTGTCCTAACTGTCTGAAATCTCCTCACCTTCAAAGAACTTGTTTGCTTGTTTGTAGCATAGAGTATCTGGTTGGACTTTCgttaagagataattacacttccctcCCCTGAGGTtcggtgtaattacacgtagacccctgtggtttgaaaaattacatttagcatcCCCTAtggtttgctttcgtctaacaaataggtcccTGTATTAGTCAAGATTaactgaatttgaatttgttgatattaataaaaaaaaaaacactgaATGAAAATCGATATTTGCCCTAGACTGActtatgattgatttattgcatgtcaaacaaattttttgtgactacgctacccttataatggtaaatatatacctcctcatatgcATTGATGTataaagatgtataagggtaatttggtcataaaaagatttatttgacatgcaaaaaattagtaataaatcaatcggggtaaatatgatttttatccgatctttttgttgatatcatcaaattttgtaagttttgactaatggagggacttatttgttacaattgaagcaaacttcaggggAACTAGATGCAATTTTCCAAACTACAATGACTtgatgtgtaattataccaaacctcaggggGAATGTAATTTGTCCCTTTCATTAAACCATGGATAAATCTCTCTGGCCGTAGTAGTTGTCTAAACTATTTAAGATACTTGGTGCTTGTTTAGTTTTTGTTATATCATCTTATTGCCCTTCAACACTTTTTCctgaaatgaaaattacctTGTCACTGGTTTTTAGAAACTCCATCACCTCTTTCTTCCAGATCTAGTTAAATTCTTAGCATGTTGTTGGAAAGAGAATAGAGTTTTTTTGACAAAGGAGGGGTATTCAGATGAACGAAAACAAGGATTCTGAAGTTTGCTGATATGGAAGTACAAGTAAATTTCTGCCAAACAATTTTTTCCCAACAACAATGTGAATCAGGTTGGTGGGTTGTGTAACTGTGTCAAAAAATTGTTCGTATGAACCAATTGGGCCAAAGTCACGAGTAGTAGTTGTTTTCCAGCTTGAATATTTGTGAAAATGTACAGTTGAAAGGGAAAAGCTTTAAATGGCAtcttacagaaaaaaaaaaaaacacagtaGATGCGCCTGAATGCTGAAGTTCCAAGTTGACTTGGTTGAGATGGTGAGCATTGCAACTGTTGAGGGAAATCAGTTCTGTGTTAAGATTATGAGCTAACCTTATATGTGAAGGTGTTAACTGAAGAGTAACTTATTTCAACATTTACTTTTATTCTCTTTGTTAAACATTCTTTGGTGGTTATTATTCTTGGGTCATTATTGTTCGGTTATGTGTGTCAGGGAAAGGTGTTAGGTCATTGCTATTGGAAAATCCCTTAGGTTTTTGGGGCATCTTCTTTCTGAAAAAATTGTTGTAAAGATCTTTTGGTTATCTCATATAGTTGTGATATTGTTGAGCTTCAGTTAATGGCTGTAGATGAGTCCCCAGAATAGTACTTATCAGTTGGAGATTAAATTAGTTGATCTTGCATTGTACATTGTTCGTGACTTTCTGAAAGTTGATGTCCTGTTTGCCAGCCTGCTGTGAGAGAAGTGGATGAATATGGCGTGCTTATATATGCGGGACGGTGGGGAGTACATGGTGTTTCACTTCCAGGAAGGGTGACCTTTGCACCTGGAAATGTGGGATTTTCTACTTTTGGTGCACCTCGTCCTATGGAGGTAATTAGAGTACAATTTCTGTTGCGTGGTTTTGGTTTTGtgattgcttgcatttttaaaGGGTATAGGGAGTAATGGAAGGGACAAAATGAAAAACCTGAGTTTTCGCTTTTGATTGTGTGGGGTGAGGATGGTTATGCTTATAAGCTTTTACAGGGATGTTCCTTATTCATTTGCTGTACTCCTTTTTCATCCATTGCCTCATTGTTTCCCTCCTCACAGCTTTCTGTTATTATCCTTAGATCTTGGACAACCTTAAAATTTATCTTCTCTGTGTTTTCATGCAGACTCAAATCATTAGTGATGACACTTGGAAGCTAATAGATGGAATATGGGACAAAAGGGTTGAGGAAATCAGGGCTGAGGCCTCTATGGAAATTGAAGAAGATAAAGAGAAGCCACAGCTTTTGATGGCCAGCCATTTTCTATAAGAGTCGTTGTATTATATCTGGTGAGCACAtatcttttctaatttaaaatattgttctTTGGTAATAGCCATTTCTGAACACATAATGGATTGCGTTTTCGTTCAATCTAAGTTCGGAGAACATTTACCCAAATACCTAACAGATGATAATGTTCGGTAGTATGAGTTCTCTTGAATGACATGCTCTTTGAAGTTAAGGCGAATGGGTTCTCCTCAATGCCTAGGATATAAATCAGACTAGATTAACATTGATTGCAGAATCACTTTGACTTTCAAGGGTGTGCTCCACAATGAGTTCTTGGTATTCTGTTTTCTTCAGGTTCATCTTATGAGTTCTCTTGTAGTCCAACATACCTCTGCAGTTAATTCTGTTAGTTAACACGGGAAGCTTATTGTGCCCGCCTCTTATCCAAATTCCACCACGGAGCATCTTATCTTGTGCCATTAGTATTAAGCCTCTTTTGTCATTCAAGGACTGCTGGATCCCTCAAACTAGAGAATTGATTCCGGCACAAGGTATTCAGATGTTGgactttcaaattttgttcctTTATTACCTGATGTGATGCTGCCATTATTGTTATGGTTGCCATCTACAACGTAATCGATATCAACTTATAGCTTGGGATTTTGGAGAAATGACTACAGGATTGGACAGAAATATAGGTtattatacattattataGGATCTGCAGAATTAGTGATAGTCAGATCAGGGAAACAATCCGATGAGTTGTAGCTTTTGTTGGTTGGCTTTTGTTTTACAA is a window from the Sesamum indicum cultivar Zhongzhi No. 13 linkage group LG15, S_indicum_v1.0, whole genome shotgun sequence genome containing:
- the LOC105178092 gene encoding probable inactive ATP-dependent zinc metalloprotease FTSHI 4, chloroplastic isoform X1, with product MNFSIASNPLLDSFSPKPLCVFSSSKTLFARSDRRPKCLFLRRLSAPILRLQSRSCVRRLEIKCCRAPSSSSSNPVEGETDSAQQLFENLKQAERERINRLEEFERKANVQLDRQLMMASEWSRALLTMRGKLKGTEWDPENSHCIDYSDFKRLLDSNNVQFMEYSNYGQTVSVILPYYKEGKTEGSEGKKEIVFRRHVVDRMPIDCWNDVWQKLHQQLVNVDVLNVNTVPAEVYSSVATAVVWSMRLALSVALYIWIDNMMRPIYSKLIPCDLGAPPKKITLEPLKRQALGSLGKSRAKFISAEEKTGVTFDDFAGQEYIKRELQEIVRILKNDEEFQNKGIYCPKGVLLHGPPGTGKTLLAKAIAGEAGLPFFAANGTDFVEMFVGVAASRVKDLFASARSFAPSIIFIDEIDAIGSKRGGPDIGGGGAEREQGLLQILTEMDGFKVSTSQVLVIGATNRLDILDPALLRKGRFDKIIRVGLPSKDGRFAILKVHARNKYFRSEEEKENLLKEIADLTEDFTGAELQNILNEAGILTARKDLDYIGQEELLEALKRQKGTFETGQEDSTEVPEELKLRLAYREAAVAVLACYIPDSYRPFTDTHINSIRSQPNMSYEETAGRVFQRKADYVDSIVRACAPRVIEEEIFGVENLSWVSAKSTLEASRLAEFLILQTGMTAFGKAYYRYQHDLVPNLAAKLEALREEYMRFAVEKCTSVLREYSPAVENITDVLLEKGEIKADEIWKIYNSSPRIPQPAVREVDEYGVLIYAGRWGVHGVSLPGRVTFAPGNVGFSTFGAPRPMETQIISDDTWKLIDGIWDKRVEEIRAEASMEIEEDKEKPQLLMASHFL
- the LOC105178092 gene encoding probable inactive ATP-dependent zinc metalloprotease FTSHI 4, chloroplastic isoform X2; protein product: MMASEWSRALLTMRGKLKGTEWDPENSHCIDYSDFKRLLDSNNVQFMEYSNYGQTVSVILPYYKEGKTEGSEGKKEIVFRRHVVDRMPIDCWNDVWQKLHQQLVNVDVLNVNTVPAEVYSSVATAVVWSMRLALSVALYIWIDNMMRPIYSKLIPCDLGAPPKKITLEPLKRQALGSLGKSRAKFISAEEKTGVTFDDFAGQEYIKRELQEIVRILKNDEEFQNKGIYCPKGVLLHGPPGTGKTLLAKAIAGEAGLPFFAANGTDFVEMFVGVAASRVKDLFASARSFAPSIIFIDEIDAIGSKRGGPDIGGGGAEREQGLLQILTEMDGFKVSTSQVLVIGATNRLDILDPALLRKGRFDKIIRVGLPSKDGRFAILKVHARNKYFRSEEEKENLLKEIADLTEDFTGAELQNILNEAGILTARKDLDYIGQEELLEALKRQKGTFETGQEDSTEVPEELKLRLAYREAAVAVLACYIPDSYRPFTDTHINSIRSQPNMSYEETAGRVFQRKADYVDSIVRACAPRVIEEEIFGVENLSWVSAKSTLEASRLAEFLILQTGMTAFGKAYYRYQHDLVPNLAAKLEALREEYMRFAVEKCTSVLREYSPAVENITDVLLEKGEIKADEIWKIYNSSPRIPQPAVREVDEYGVLIYAGRWGVHGVSLPGRVTFAPGNVGFSTFGAPRPMETQIISDDTWKLIDGIWDKRVEEIRAEASMEIEEDKEKPQLLMASHFL